From the genome of Candidatus Nealsonbacteria bacterium, one region includes:
- the amrA gene encoding AmmeMemoRadiSam system protein A — MHPLILLAKEAVENYIKDGKIIEPPKDLLKEFFEKKSGTFVTIEKGGKIRGCIGTYLPTKKNIAEEIIYNAIAAATEDYRFGPIQKEELPELSYTVYILSQPELIKDINELNPKKFGIIVKTAPITFPHDRDAVFNGHLVAKTGLLLPDLERIDTVEKQISIACQKAGIDSRTEKIIIYKFAVEKFKQ; from the coding sequence ATGCACCCTTTAATTTTACTCGCGAAAGAAGCGGTGGAAAATTATATTAAAGATGGGAAAATTATTGAACCACCAAAAGATTTATTGAAAGAGTTTTTCGAGAAGAAATCGGGAACTTTTGTGACGATTGAGAAAGGTGGGAAGATTAGGGGTTGCATTGGGACTTATTTACCGACGAAAAAGAATATTGCTGAAGAGATAATTTACAATGCCATTGCCGCAGCCACTGAAGATTATCGCTTTGGGCCGATTCAAAAAGAGGAACTTCCCGAACTTTCCTATACGGTTTATATTTTAAGTCAGCCGGAATTAATAAAAGATATTAATGAGTTAAATCCCAAAAAATTTGGTATAATTGTAAAGACGGCACCGATAACTTTTCCTCATGACAGAGATGCCGTTTTTAATGGTCATCTTGTGGCAAAGACCGGGCTTTTACTACCAGATTTAGAAAGAATTGATACTGTTGAAAAACAAATCTCCATTGCCTGTCAAAAGGCAGGAATTGAC